One stretch of Planctomycetota bacterium DNA includes these proteins:
- the uvrB gene encoding excinuclease ABC subunit UvrB, which translates to MDSFKLVSRFKPCGDQPQAIKKLVAGINANKQNQVLLGVTGSGKTFTVANAIAKVNRPTLVISHNKTLAAQLYAEFKEFFPHNAVHYFVSYYDYYQPEAYIPQRDIYIEKDAAINENLERLRLAATSALLSRRDVIIVASVSCIYNLGSPEDYAGMALPIKKGDRMPRREFLKRLVDMQYERSETDFKPGSFRLRGGEIIEIFPPYQDNALRIIFGDKLAPHLSSPQGGEGRVRGDTIEQILMVHPLTGQTISALDQYMLFPTKHFIIPETKVAQGVESIRRELESHLKALQKQGKALEAQRLQSRTNYDLEMIAEIGYCKGIENYARHFSGRPAGQRPTTLIDYFPPDFLTLVDESHVTIPQIRGMFNGDQARKKVLIEYGFRLPSALDNRPMKFPEWESSVRQRVFISATPGPYEMGLASPIRNDTTATDNNNRATKTPAKAGISNGASKPDVVEQIIRPTGLVDPAIIIRPITGQIADLLQRIQQRIKSNERVLITTLTKRLAEELSSYLQENRIKGKYLHSDIHTIERVKILNELRQGKFDVLVGVNLLREGLDLPEVSLVAILDADKEGFLRSATSIIQTVGRTARNVNGEVVLYADHMTDSINQAMSETTRRRNIQLAYNKKNNITPKTIKKEILKGIEMEDRGREVSARAIGMKLEAYKGVELVRELEREMYEAAEKLDFEYAAQVRDTIKKIRKK; encoded by the coding sequence ATGGACTCCTTTAAATTAGTCAGCAGATTCAAGCCCTGCGGTGACCAGCCCCAGGCCATTAAGAAGCTCGTCGCGGGCATCAATGCGAATAAGCAGAATCAGGTTTTGTTGGGCGTGACCGGCTCAGGCAAGACATTCACTGTGGCTAATGCCATAGCCAAAGTCAATCGTCCGACACTGGTGATTTCACATAACAAGACCCTGGCCGCCCAGTTATACGCCGAGTTCAAGGAGTTTTTCCCGCATAACGCGGTGCATTATTTCGTGAGTTATTACGATTATTACCAGCCCGAGGCCTATATCCCCCAGCGGGATATCTATATAGAAAAGGACGCGGCGATTAATGAGAATCTGGAGCGGCTGCGACTGGCCGCCACCTCGGCCCTGCTGTCCCGGCGCGATGTGATTATCGTGGCCAGCGTTTCCTGCATCTACAATCTCGGCTCGCCTGAGGATTATGCCGGGATGGCGCTGCCGATTAAAAAGGGTGACCGGATGCCCAGGCGGGAGTTCCTGAAACGGCTGGTGGATATGCAATACGAGCGCTCGGAGACGGATTTCAAGCCGGGCAGTTTCCGGCTGCGGGGCGGCGAGATTATAGAGATTTTCCCGCCGTACCAGGATAATGCGCTCCGGATTATATTCGGCGATAAATTAGCCCCTCACCTATCCTCTCCCCAAGGGGGAGAGGGAAGGGTACGGGGAGATACCATAGAGCAGATTCTGATGGTGCATCCGCTGACCGGACAGACCATTTCAGCCCTGGACCAATACATGCTTTTCCCGACCAAGCATTTTATCATTCCGGAAACCAAGGTGGCCCAAGGGGTGGAGTCCATCCGGCGCGAGCTGGAGTCGCATCTCAAGGCGCTCCAGAAGCAGGGCAAGGCGCTGGAGGCCCAGCGGCTCCAGAGCCGGACCAATTATGATTTGGAGATGATTGCGGAAATCGGGTATTGCAAGGGCATCGAGAACTACGCCCGTCATTTCAGCGGCCGGCCGGCTGGGCAGAGGCCGACCACGCTGATTGATTATTTCCCGCCGGATTTCCTGACCCTGGTGGACGAGTCGCACGTGACTATCCCGCAGATACGGGGGATGTTCAACGGCGACCAGGCGCGCAAGAAGGTGCTGATAGAATACGGGTTCCGGTTGCCCTCGGCGCTGGATAACCGGCCGATGAAGTTTCCGGAATGGGAATCCTCGGTCAGGCAGCGGGTGTTCATCTCGGCCACGCCCGGTCCGTATGAAATGGGGCTGGCAAGCCCCATTAGAAATGACACAACCGCTACTGATAATAATAATCGGGCGACAAAGACACCTGCCAAGGCGGGCATTTCTAACGGGGCAAGTAAGCCGGATGTGGTGGAACAGATTATTCGCCCGACCGGATTGGTTGACCCGGCAATCATCATCAGGCCGATTACCGGGCAGATTGCCGACCTGCTCCAGCGGATTCAGCAGCGGATAAAATCCAATGAGCGGGTGCTGATTACCACACTGACCAAGCGGCTGGCTGAGGAGCTGTCATCCTATCTGCAGGAGAACCGGATAAAGGGCAAATACCTGCATTCGGATATACATACGATTGAGCGGGTCAAGATTCTCAATGAACTGCGCCAGGGTAAGTTTGATGTCCTGGTCGGCGTGAATCTGCTCAGGGAAGGGCTGGACCTGCCTGAGGTGTCGCTGGTGGCGATTCTGGATGCGGATAAGGAGGGGTTCCTGCGTTCGGCTACATCCATTATCCAGACGGTCGGGCGGACGGCCCGGAATGTCAATGGCGAGGTGGTGCTCTATGCGGACCATATGACTGATTCCATCAACCAGGCGATGAGCGAGACCACCCGGCGCCGGAATATTCAGCTGGCTTACAATAAGAAGAATAATATTACGCCTAAGACCATCAAGAAGGAGATTCTTAAGGGGATTGAGATGGAAGACCGGGGCAGGGAGGTCTCGGCCCGGGCTATCGGGATGAAGTTAGAGGCGTATAAAGGGGTGGAGCTGGTTCGGGAACTGGAAAGAGAGATGTACGAGGCGGCTGAGAAGCTGGATTTTGAATACGCGGCTCAGGTCAGGGATACCATAAAGAAGATAAGGAAGAAGTAG
- a CDS encoding NAD(P)/FAD-dependent oxidoreductase: MTKPASDQHYDAIVIGAGPAGMMSAIRAAERGRQVLLVERNESPGRKLLISGKGRCNLTNSGDLKSFLAEFSESHDFLRNSFAQFFNADLMAFFEDAGLKLKTERGGRVFPQSDSSADVLNTLKSKLNNKNVKILYGERVIEVLTADKKLTPSPFPLPYGERIGEGITGIRTYSGQEFLAPHIAITTGGLSYPQTGSTGDGYKLAESLGHLIVALKPALSAVRIKEHFTQPLSRNNHDSVTTLHAPSPSTVKDGLGAGAGFIKDWQGIALKNVRLTLLSNNKPVAEQFGEMLFTHFGISGPIVLDLSAAIYDALELKSKVQVAINFKPALDNKILDARLLREFKANSAKGIKNIFKNLMPQGLITRFLEYCRVDGNKDANQITALERQRLIDGLFGLRLTVESVLPISEAIVTRGGVATKDINPKTMESRIAPGLWFAGEVIDIDAKTGGYNMQAAFSTGWVCGDNI, encoded by the coding sequence ATGACAAAACCAGCCAGCGACCAACATTATGACGCGATTGTTATCGGCGCCGGGCCGGCCGGGATGATGTCCGCTATCCGCGCCGCGGAACGGGGCCGACAAGTGCTCCTGGTCGAACGCAATGAGTCGCCCGGACGGAAACTGCTCATCTCCGGTAAGGGCCGCTGTAACCTGACTAATTCCGGTGACCTTAAGTCGTTTCTGGCTGAGTTTTCCGAATCACACGATTTCCTGCGCAATTCATTCGCCCAGTTCTTTAACGCCGACCTGATGGCCTTCTTTGAGGATGCCGGACTGAAACTCAAGACCGAACGGGGCGGACGGGTCTTCCCTCAGAGCGATAGTTCAGCCGATGTCCTGAATACCCTGAAATCCAAGCTAAATAATAAGAATGTCAAAATTCTATACGGTGAACGGGTCATTGAGGTGCTGACCGCCGACAAGAAATTAACCCCCTCACCCTTCCCTCTCCCCTATGGGGAGAGGATAGGTGAGGGGATAACCGGCATCCGGACATATTCAGGCCAGGAATTCCTGGCTCCGCATATCGCCATCACCACCGGCGGGCTGTCCTATCCCCAGACCGGCTCAACCGGCGACGGCTATAAACTGGCCGAGTCATTAGGGCATCTGATAGTCGCCCTGAAACCGGCCCTGTCTGCGGTGCGCATAAAGGAGCACTTCACCCAGCCCCTGTCCCGAAATAATCATGATTCCGTTACAACTCTGCATGCACCCAGCCCATCAACAGTAAAGGATGGGCTGGGAGCAGGGGCTGGGTTCATCAAGGATTGGCAGGGTATCGCGCTTAAGAACGTGCGCCTGACGCTCCTGTCAAATAACAAGCCAGTAGCCGAACAATTCGGCGAGATGCTGTTTACCCACTTCGGGATATCCGGCCCGATTGTGCTGGACCTGAGCGCGGCTATCTATGACGCCTTGGAGCTTAAGAGCAAAGTGCAGGTAGCCATTAACTTCAAGCCGGCGCTTGACAATAAGATACTCGATGCCCGGCTGTTGCGTGAATTCAAGGCCAACTCTGCCAAAGGCATAAAGAATATATTCAAGAATCTGATGCCCCAGGGACTGATTACCCGGTTCCTGGAATATTGCCGGGTGGACGGCAATAAGGACGCCAACCAGATAACCGCTTTGGAGCGCCAGAGATTGATAGACGGGTTGTTCGGCTTGAGATTGACGGTGGAGAGCGTCCTGCCGATTAGCGAGGCGATAGTCACCCGGGGCGGCGTGGCCACCAAGGACATAAACCCCAAGACCATGGAATCAAGGATTGCGCCGGGACTCTGGTTCGCCGGCGAGGTGATTGATATCGACGCCAAGACCGGCGGCTATAATATGCAGGCCGCATTTTCAACGGGCTGGGTCTGCGGTGATAATATCTGA
- a CDS encoding ABC transporter ATP-binding protein, translating to MFKNLRLFLPLLKGHYKKYIIASLALFVVDVIDVYLPILTGLAVNITVGGIIGTTNPTETIRRLGLLLLAYIGGILIQGFLRYWWRYLYQSASLLVANNIRNKLFGHLQKLSMNFFHNARTGDIMSRATNDVEWVKMFLGDGAIIIVDIFFYFIMVPFIMIGISPSLTLYTVLSCSLLPFLVWAVGKRMHAKGTQVQESMSGISQSAEENFSGVRVVKSFAQEANQLDRFREANDIYLKKNLSLAKLSSYFHPFLGFNVGVTAFVILFFGGIQVIDGQITPGDLVTFMQLLGRIAWPMVGLGMSVRFYQFASASMKRLEQILNIQPEVEDRGASPVPETSDVRVEFRDVNFSHKIPELSQDGLPQQDKCKVIQVLKNINLKIPANSIVAITGPIGSGKTTLLNLLVRFYDGDSGEIMINGINIKNYSVKNLRSLMGVVPQDVFLFSDTIRNNITFGLDDPASDETISNTAGSVVMREAIDSIPQKYEAYLGERGINLSGGQRQRVSLARALIKNPPLLILDDCFSAVDYETERTILRNIIANKSQSQTVLVVSHRLAVMSMADLIVFMDKGEIIEQGTHSELLAKNNAYARFCEYQNIKEQLEEI from the coding sequence ATGTTCAAGAACCTAAGGTTGTTTCTGCCGTTGCTGAAGGGGCACTACAAGAAGTATATCATCGCCAGCCTGGCGCTGTTTGTAGTGGATGTCATCGATGTCTACCTGCCAATACTTACCGGACTGGCAGTCAACATAACGGTGGGCGGCATCATCGGCACAACCAATCCGACTGAAACCATCAGGCGACTGGGCCTGCTTTTGCTGGCTTATATAGGCGGAATACTCATCCAAGGTTTCCTGCGTTATTGGTGGCGTTACTTATATCAGAGCGCCTCGCTTTTGGTCGCCAACAATATCAGAAACAAGCTGTTCGGACATCTCCAGAAACTATCAATGAACTTCTTCCACAACGCCCGAACCGGCGACATCATGTCCCGGGCCACCAATGACGTGGAATGGGTCAAGATGTTCCTGGGTGATGGCGCCATCATCATCGTGGATATCTTCTTCTATTTCATAATGGTGCCGTTCATTATGATAGGTATAAGCCCGAGCTTGACCCTTTATACTGTCCTCAGCTGCTCCTTATTGCCATTCTTAGTATGGGCTGTAGGTAAACGTATGCATGCTAAAGGAACCCAGGTGCAGGAATCAATGTCCGGCATTTCGCAGTCAGCCGAGGAGAACTTCTCCGGCGTCCGGGTGGTCAAATCATTTGCCCAGGAGGCCAACCAGTTAGACCGTTTCCGCGAGGCAAATGATATCTACCTGAAAAAGAACCTTTCGCTGGCCAAGCTTTCTTCGTATTTTCATCCATTTCTGGGCTTTAACGTAGGCGTCACTGCTTTTGTCATACTTTTCTTTGGCGGGATTCAGGTAATTGACGGGCAGATTACGCCGGGGGATTTGGTAACATTTATGCAGCTTCTGGGCCGGATTGCCTGGCCCATGGTTGGCTTGGGAATGTCAGTTAGGTTTTACCAGTTTGCTTCGGCTTCAATGAAAAGATTAGAGCAGATACTCAATATCCAGCCGGAGGTTGAAGACCGGGGCGCCAGCCCGGTTCCCGAAACCAGCGATGTGAGAGTGGAATTCCGGGACGTAAATTTCTCTCACAAGATACCGGAATTATCCCAAGATGGGCTGCCCCAACAGGATAAATGTAAGGTCATCCAGGTGCTTAAGAATATCAACCTTAAGATTCCGGCCAATTCCATCGTGGCCATTACCGGGCCCATCGGCTCAGGCAAAACCACCCTGCTCAACCTGCTGGTCCGGTTCTACGACGGCGATTCGGGCGAAATCATGATTAACGGCATCAACATCAAGAATTACTCCGTCAAAAACCTGCGCTCTCTGATGGGCGTAGTGCCCCAGGATGTCTTCCTGTTCTCGGATACCATCAGGAATAACATAACCTTCGGGCTGGATGACCCGGCCTCGGACGAAACCATATCCAACACCGCCGGATCCGTAGTCATGCGCGAAGCCATAGATTCCATACCCCAAAAATATGAAGCCTATCTGGGCGAGCGGGGTATCAATCTCTCCGGCGGCCAGCGCCAACGGGTCTCGCTGGCCCGGGCCTTGATTAAAAATCCGCCCCTGCTCATCCTGGACGACTGTTTCTCGGCCGTGGATTACGAAACCGAGCGAACCATCCTCAGGAATATTATCGCCAATAAATCACAAAGCCAGACCGTGCTGGTGGTCTCGCACCGGCTGGCCGTGATGAGCATGGCTGATTTGATTGTCTTTATGGACAAGGGGGAAATTATTGAGCAGGGAACCCATTCGGAGTTGCTGGCCAAGAATAACGCCTATGCCCGATTCTGCGAATACCAGAATATAAAAGAACAACTGGAAGAAATATAA
- a CDS encoding ABC transporter ATP-binding protein, translating to MQAYHQEDDIVDKQYDLSLPKRLLVFAKPFTGQIIVLIFLTFVLTILSVALGPRLQGLALNELVPVSDFSDNEFTDQPAISPTDTGKFSVKNLCDALRIDGVVIQNDTVEELNNLLNQKDAIAKLITIRKPSSDKAAKDLANLYGRIKGAQGEKVIKRLNRNALELLYPAETPQLKITSDKFDRRQFIVIALIILANLVICLLLSIWQNYSMSKLGQKIIFNIRMKTFGHLQQMSLGFYDKQPVGRLITRVTNDVNALGDFLSTAMVTVVNDIFIIVVLAVVMFWLNYKLALIALSAVIPLLIITMIFKPKLRTTYRDMRKKLAQLNAYLAESLSGVKVIQSFNQEPKTLNKFSGINYEHYDLSRRALIYQSTFIPLVSILRGSVIALILYFGGGLALNDVIEIGVIYTFMEYSINFFGPIQDLADKYLMFQGAMASAERIFQILDTPVDVRNPALPRELKEDPQGHEIEFDNVTFSYEPGKPVLKNISFKIKKNESIAFVGVTGSGKSTIINLLCRFYDVDSGRILIDGINIKDMSQQDLRRRLGIVLQDVFLFAGTVNDNISLWDSAVTPAKVKDVCEDIFASTFIEKMPNKYDSRVGERGMTLSGGQRQLLAFARTMAFEPSILILDEATSSVDVETEYYIQEAIKKMVKKMTSIIIAHRLSTIQNVDRIYVIHKGEIKETGNHQELMEKKGVYHNLCKIQTDGYLA from the coding sequence ATGCAAGCGTATCACCAAGAAGACGACATTGTTGACAAGCAGTATGACCTGAGCCTGCCCAAACGGCTCCTGGTCTTTGCTAAGCCCTTTACCGGACAGATAATCGTGCTTATCTTCCTGACATTTGTTCTGACTATATTATCCGTGGCCCTCGGCCCGAGATTACAGGGTTTGGCGTTAAATGAACTTGTGCCTGTGTCCGACTTCTCTGACAATGAATTTACCGACCAGCCCGCGATCAGCCCCACTGATACTGGCAAATTTTCCGTCAAGAATCTCTGTGACGCGCTCAGGATAGATGGGGTTGTTATTCAGAATGATACGGTTGAGGAACTCAATAATTTACTAAACCAAAAAGACGCGATTGCAAAATTAATCACAATAAGAAAACCAAGTTCAGATAAGGCAGCTAAAGACCTGGCCAATCTTTACGGCCGGATAAAAGGAGCCCAAGGCGAGAAAGTCATAAAACGGCTCAACCGAAATGCGCTGGAATTGCTATACCCGGCCGAAACCCCTCAACTAAAGATTACGTCCGATAAGTTTGACCGGCGCCAGTTTATCGTTATCGCCCTGATTATCCTGGCCAATCTGGTTATTTGCCTGCTCCTGAGCATCTGGCAGAATTACTCCATGTCAAAACTGGGCCAAAAGATTATCTTTAATATCAGGATGAAAACATTCGGGCATCTCCAGCAGATGTCCCTGGGCTTTTATGACAAACAGCCGGTCGGCCGGCTGATTACCCGGGTGACTAACGATGTTAATGCTCTGGGTGATTTCCTTTCCACGGCCATGGTTACCGTAGTGAATGATATATTTATAATTGTCGTATTGGCAGTTGTCATGTTTTGGCTGAACTATAAACTGGCGTTGATTGCGCTGTCCGCCGTAATCCCCCTGCTCATCATAACCATGATATTCAAACCGAAATTAAGAACCACCTACCGGGACATGCGCAAGAAACTGGCTCAATTAAACGCCTATCTGGCTGAAAGCCTGTCCGGCGTAAAGGTCATCCAGTCATTCAATCAGGAGCCCAAGACCCTCAATAAATTCTCCGGCATCAATTATGAGCACTATGACCTGTCCCGCCGGGCCCTGATTTACCAGTCAACTTTTATACCGCTGGTCTCCATACTCCGGGGCTCGGTCATTGCCCTGATTTTATATTTCGGCGGCGGATTGGCTTTAAACGACGTCATTGAAATCGGCGTAATCTATACGTTTATGGAATACAGTATTAACTTCTTCGGCCCGATTCAGGACCTGGCTGATAAGTATTTGATGTTCCAGGGCGCCATGGCCTCGGCCGAGCGCATCTTCCAAATACTGGATACGCCGGTTGATGTCCGGAACCCGGCCCTGCCCCGGGAACTGAAAGAAGACCCGCAGGGGCACGAAATAGAGTTTGACAATGTCACCTTCTCATACGAGCCGGGCAAGCCGGTCCTGAAGAACATCTCGTTCAAGATAAAGAAGAACGAAAGCATTGCCTTTGTCGGCGTGACCGGCAGCGGCAAATCTACAATTATCAATCTGCTCTGCCGATTCTATGATGTCGACTCAGGCCGGATTCTGATTGACGGCATTAACATCAAGGATATGAGCCAGCAGGACCTGCGCCGCAGATTGGGCATCGTGCTCCAGGATGTCTTCCTCTTCGCCGGCACGGTCAACGACAACATCTCGCTCTGGGATAGCGCCGTCACCCCGGCTAAAGTAAAAGACGTCTGCGAGGATATCTTCGCTTCCACCTTTATTGAGAAGATGCCCAACAAATACGACAGCCGGGTCGGCGAGCGCGGCATGACCCTTTCCGGCGGCCAGCGCCAGTTGCTGGCATTCGCCCGGACCATGGCCTTTGAACCGTCTATCCTGATACTGGACGAAGCTACCTCATCAGTGGACGTGGAAACCGAGTATTACATCCAGGAAGCCATTAAGAAGATGGTCAAGAAAATGACCTCTATCATCATCGCGCACCGGTTATCAACCATCCAGAATGTTGACCGCATCTATGTCATCCACAAAGGCGAGATAAAAGAAACCGGTAATCATCAGGAACTGATGGAAAAGAAGGGCGTCTATCACAACCTCTGCAAGATTCAAACCGACGGCTATCTGGCGTAA